A part of Rhipicephalus microplus isolate Deutch F79 chromosome 8, USDA_Rmic, whole genome shotgun sequence genomic DNA contains:
- the LOC119165379 gene encoding mitochondrial inner membrane protein Mpv17, translated as MLKPWKMYARLMRHHPAKTQVMTTATVLLSGDLIAQKVLERQPNVDVVRAARFFLMGAGFTGPVIRIWHLTLERFVGSGVGAFVVARKVLID; from the exons ATGCTGAAGCCGTGGAAAATGTACGCGCGTTTGATGCGGCATCATCCCGCAAAGACACAGGTTATGACCACGGCCACTGTACTGCTTTCGGGAGACCTCATCGCCCAGAAGGTGCTTGAACGCCAGCCCAACGTGGATGTGGTAAGGGCAGCGAG GTTCTTCTTGATGGGGGCCGGATTCACCGGTCCCGTCATCCGAATCTGGCACCTCACCCTCGAACGTTTCGTGGGTAGCGGCGTCGGCGCATTCGTAGTCGCCAGGAAGGTGTTGATCGACTAA